One window of Cucurbita pepo subsp. pepo cultivar mu-cu-16 chromosome LG19, ASM280686v2, whole genome shotgun sequence genomic DNA carries:
- the LOC111780966 gene encoding ankyrin repeat domain-containing protein 13C-like has protein sequence MARSSTPTSTSLSPIKPKDYAHSPVHYAVVLADHSALSRIVSTLPRLADPALIHTEVDSLAQERIADKISAVLDRRDVPYRETPLHLAVRLKDAFAARTLSSAGADISLQNSAGWNPLQEAMCRRSSDIALILLQVHHLAAWSKWRRRLPRVIAVLRRMRDFYMEISFHFESSVIPFVGKIAPSDTYRIWKRDGNLRADTSLAGFDGLKIQRADQSFLFLGDGDQSHDIPSGSLLVINRDDRKIFDAFENAGAPMSESDIAGFCSQTSVYRPGMDVTKAELVGRTNWRRQEKTESVGEWKAKVYEVHNVVFSFRSRKVAGSEGDVAGSEQVLPLELDEDDDGFLVAENPSFGLPDRHSTDRRRHSSFVREEREWVMMPRKSVDIPSATAAPPRKAVRPNFTAAPIEAPQTREKEYVRSLRPSVWLTEQFPLKTEELLPLLDILANKVKAVRRMRELLTTKFPAGTFPVKVAIPVVPTVRVVITFTKFVELPPAEQFYTPLSSPRQLANGGRDDPSESRCSSSSSTSSSSTWLRRSSSHSAAGSTGKQNQRCSWSAAQDEIDPFAIPSGYTWAKSEDKSSKMKRSKSTRKSK, from the exons ATGGCGAGGTCGTCGACCCCCACGTCGACGTCGCTTTCCCCCATTAAACCCAAGGATTATGCTCATAGTCCTGTCCACTACGCCGTCGTTCTTGCTGATCATTCTGCTCTTTCCCGTATCGTTTCTACTCTTCCTCGTCTTGCCGATCCTGCTTTAATTCATACTGAGGTCGATTCCCTCGCTCAGGAGCGGATCGCCGACAAGATCTCTGCCGTTCTAGACCGTCGTGATGTGCCTTATCGGGAAACTCCGCTTCATCTCGCTGTTAGGCTTAAGGATGCTTTTGCTGCGCGCACTCTTTCCTCTGCTGGTGCTGATATTTCTCTCCAGAATTCCGCTGGATGGAACCCTCTGCAGGAGGCTATGTGCCGCCGGAGTTCGGACATTGCGCTCATTCTCCTCCAGGTCCATCACCTTGCCGCTTGGTCCAAGTGGCGCCGACGACTGCCACGCGTTATTGCTGTTCTTCGTCGAATGCGTGATTTCTATATGGAAAtttcgtttcattttgagaGCTCTGTAATTCCGTTTGTTGGGAAAATTGCTCCGTCGGATACCTACAGAATTTGGAAGCGCGATGGTAATCTCAGAGCCGATACGTCGTTGGCTGGATTTGATGGTTTGAAGATCCAACGCGCGGATCAGAGTTTTCTCTTTCTCGGCGATGGGGATCAAAGCCACGACATTCCCTCTGGCTCCCTGCTTGTGATCAACCGCGACGATCGCAAAATTTTCGACGCGTTCGAGAACGCGGGGGCACCGATGAGCGAGTCCGACATTGCCGGATTCTGCTCTCAGACAAGTGTTTACCGGCCGGGAATGGATGTTACCAAAGCAGAACTCGTCGGAAGAACAAACTGGAGAAGACAGGAAAAAACCGAAAGCGTCGGAGAATGGAAAGCCAAAGTTTACGAAGTACATAACGTAGTGTTCAGCTTCCGATCGAGAAAAGTGGCCGGCAGCGAAGGTGATGTGGCAGGTAGCGAGCAGGTCCTCCCGCTGGAACTCGACGAAGACGACGACGGATTCCTAGTAGCTGAAAACCCTAGTTTCGGGCTTCCGGACCGGCATAGTACCGACCGGCGAAGACACAGTAGCTTTGTTCGGGAAGAGAGGGAATGGGTGATGATGCCGAGGAAAAGCGTGGATATACCGTCGGCGACAGCAGCGCCGCCTCGGAAGGCCGTGAGGCCGAATTTTACGGCGGCTCCAATTGAGGCGCCGCAGACGAGGGAAAAAGAGTACGTGAGGAGCTTACGGCCATCGGTTTGGTTGACGGAGCAATTTCCGTTAAAGACGGAAGAGCTTCTTCCTTTACTCGACATTTTGGCTAACAAAGTGAAGGCGGTGAGAAGGATGAGAGAGCTGCTGACTACCAAGTTCCCGGCGGGAACTTTTCCGGTCAAG GTGGCTATTCCGGTGGTACCCACCGTAAGAGTGGTGATAACTTTCACCAAATTTGTGGAGCTTCCACCGGCGGAGCAATTCTACACGCCGTTATCAAGCCCAAGACAATTAGCCAACGGCGGGAGAGACGACCCATCTGAATCGCGCTGTTCTTCCTCATCTTCCACTTCATCGTCGTCGACGTGGCTGAGGCGAAGCAGCAGCCACTCGGCTGCCGGGTCGACGGGCAAGCAAAACCAACGTTGTTCGTGGTCGGCGGCTCAAGACGAAATAGACCCATTTGCCATTCCAAGTGGTTATACGTGGGCGAAGTCAGAAGACAAATCAAGCAAAATGAAAAGGTCAAAATCCACAAGGAAATCGAAATAA
- the LOC111782210 gene encoding autophagy-related protein 8C-like, producing the protein MAKSSFKLGIPLEKRQAEAARIREKYPDRVPVIVEKAGRSKIADIDKNKYLVPADITVGQFVYVVRKRIKLSSEKTIFVFVKDTLPSTGALMSAIYEENKDEDGFLYLSYSGENVFGGFLEGQ; encoded by the exons ATGGCTAAAAGCTCGTTCAAACTCGGAATTCCTTTGg AAAAGAGACAGGCTGAAGCTGCTCGCATAAGAGAAAAGTACCCCGATAGAGTACCT GTGATTGTCGAGAAAGCTGGGAGGAGTAAAATTGCTGACATTGATAAGAACAA ATACCTCGTCCCTGCCGATATAACTGTTGGACAGTTCGTTTACGTTGTTCGTAAACGGATTAAACTTAGTTCTGAGAAAACTATATTTGTATTTGTCAAGGACACTCTACCTTCTACTG GTGCATTAATGTCCGCAATTTATGAGGAAAATAAGGATGAAGATGGTTTTCTTTACTTGTCATACAGTGGAGAAAACGTTTTTGGTGGGTTCCTTGAAGGACAATGA
- the LOC111781097 gene encoding probable beta-1,3-galactosyltransferase 2 isoform X2: MPMKTRGGGEFASRNAFSRSWVLLLCLGSFCAGMFFTNRMWMVPEGKGTSKTFRVADAQRKIKSEECSPERNAYNAGISENSRTQLSIQELNHTIADLERKLAAALEDNESASKGSLTLDNSKTNDSTSKRKKYFMVIGINTAFNSRKRRDSIRSTWMPQGEKRKKLEEEMGIIIRFVIGHSSTSGGILDKTVAAEELTNNDFLRLNHVEGYLELSAKTKTYFATAVALWDAEFYIKVDDDVHVNLATLGSTLAAHRTKPRVYIGCMKSGPVLSQKVKYHEPEHWIFGGERNKYFRHATGQLYAISRELAKYILKNQDVLHKYANEDVSLGSWLIGLDVEHVDDKKLCCGTPPDCEVKAQSGHPCAASFDWKCSGICEPVERITEVHSRCGEDENAVWSKSF; encoded by the exons ATGCCGATGAAGACCAGAGGCGGCGGTGAGTTTGCTTCAAGAAATGCCTTTTCTAGGAGTTGGGTTCTTCTCCTATGTCTTGGGAGCTTTTGCGCTGGAATGTTCTTCACTAACAG AATGTGGATGGTTCCAGAAGGTAAAGGAACTTCAAAAACTTTTAGGGTTGCTGATGCTCAAAGGAAGATAAAATCTGAGGAGTGTAGTCCAGAACGT AATGCATACAATGCAGGCATAAGTGAGAATTCAAGGACACAGCTCAGTATCCA GGAACTGAATCACACGATTGCAGATTTGGAAAGGAAATTGGCAGCTGCATTAGAAGATAACGAATCTGCTTCAAAGGGATCTCTCACATTGGACAATTCAAAGACTAATGATTCAacttcaaagagaaaaaaatactttatggTTATAGGAATTAATACAGCTTTTAACAGTCGGAAGCGAAGAGACTCGATTCGTAGCACTTGGATGCCACAAG gtgaaaaaagaaagaagctgGAGGAAGAGATGGGCATAATCATACGTTTTGTTATAGGACATAG TTCAACATCTGGTGGCATTCTTGATAAAACTGTTGCTGCAGAGGAGCTTACTAAcaacgatttcttgagattg AATCATGTTGAAGGCTATCTAGAACTGTCAGCCAAGACAAAAACTTATTTTGCTACTGCTGTTGCTTTGTGGGATGCTGAGTTTTATATTAAAGTCGATGACGATGTCCATGTCAACTTAG CTACTCTCGGATCAACTTTAGCTGCACATCGAACAAAGCCTCGGGTTTATATTGGTTGCATGAAGTCTGGACCTGTCCTTTCACAGAA AGTAAAGTACCATGAACCAGAGCATTGGATATTTggtggagaaagaaacaagtaCTTTCGTCATGCCACAGGGCAGCTTTATGCAATTTCAAGGGAATTAGCAAAGTATATACTAAAGAATCA AGATGTGCTGCACAAATATGCTAACGAAGACGTCTCTTTGGGATCTTGGTTGATTGGTTTAGATGTGGAGCATGTGGATGACAAGAAACTATGCTGCGGTACCCCACCCG ATTGCGAGGTGAAGGCTCAGAGTGGACATCCATGCGCGGCTTCATTTGACTGGAAATGCAGTGGGATTTGTGAGCCTGTAGAAAGGATAACGGAAGTTCACAGCCGTTGTGGGGAAGATGAGAATGCAGTGTGGAGCAAAAGCTTTTGA
- the LOC111781097 gene encoding probable beta-1,3-galactosyltransferase 2 isoform X1: MPMKTRGGGEFASRNAFSRSWVLLLCLGSFCAGMFFTNRMWMVPEGKGTSKTFRVADAQRKIKSEECSPERNAYNAGISENSRTQLSIQELNHTIADLERKLAAALEDNESASKGSLTLDNSKTNDSTSKRKKYFMVIGINTAFNSRKRRDSIRSTWMPQGEKRKKLEEEMGIIIRFVIGHSSTSGGILDKTVAAEELTNNDFLRLNHVEGYLELSAKTKTYFATAVALWDAEFYIKVDDDVHVNLATLGSTLAAHRTKPRVYIGCMKSGPVLSQKGVKYHEPEHWIFGGERNKYFRHATGQLYAISRELAKYILKNQDVLHKYANEDVSLGSWLIGLDVEHVDDKKLCCGTPPDCEVKAQSGHPCAASFDWKCSGICEPVERITEVHSRCGEDENAVWSKSF, from the exons ATGCCGATGAAGACCAGAGGCGGCGGTGAGTTTGCTTCAAGAAATGCCTTTTCTAGGAGTTGGGTTCTTCTCCTATGTCTTGGGAGCTTTTGCGCTGGAATGTTCTTCACTAACAG AATGTGGATGGTTCCAGAAGGTAAAGGAACTTCAAAAACTTTTAGGGTTGCTGATGCTCAAAGGAAGATAAAATCTGAGGAGTGTAGTCCAGAACGT AATGCATACAATGCAGGCATAAGTGAGAATTCAAGGACACAGCTCAGTATCCA GGAACTGAATCACACGATTGCAGATTTGGAAAGGAAATTGGCAGCTGCATTAGAAGATAACGAATCTGCTTCAAAGGGATCTCTCACATTGGACAATTCAAAGACTAATGATTCAacttcaaagagaaaaaaatactttatggTTATAGGAATTAATACAGCTTTTAACAGTCGGAAGCGAAGAGACTCGATTCGTAGCACTTGGATGCCACAAG gtgaaaaaagaaagaagctgGAGGAAGAGATGGGCATAATCATACGTTTTGTTATAGGACATAG TTCAACATCTGGTGGCATTCTTGATAAAACTGTTGCTGCAGAGGAGCTTACTAAcaacgatttcttgagattg AATCATGTTGAAGGCTATCTAGAACTGTCAGCCAAGACAAAAACTTATTTTGCTACTGCTGTTGCTTTGTGGGATGCTGAGTTTTATATTAAAGTCGATGACGATGTCCATGTCAACTTAG CTACTCTCGGATCAACTTTAGCTGCACATCGAACAAAGCCTCGGGTTTATATTGGTTGCATGAAGTCTGGACCTGTCCTTTCACAGAA GGGAGTAAAGTACCATGAACCAGAGCATTGGATATTTggtggagaaagaaacaagtaCTTTCGTCATGCCACAGGGCAGCTTTATGCAATTTCAAGGGAATTAGCAAAGTATATACTAAAGAATCA AGATGTGCTGCACAAATATGCTAACGAAGACGTCTCTTTGGGATCTTGGTTGATTGGTTTAGATGTGGAGCATGTGGATGACAAGAAACTATGCTGCGGTACCCCACCCG ATTGCGAGGTGAAGGCTCAGAGTGGACATCCATGCGCGGCTTCATTTGACTGGAAATGCAGTGGGATTTGTGAGCCTGTAGAAAGGATAACGGAAGTTCACAGCCGTTGTGGGGAAGATGAGAATGCAGTGTGGAGCAAAAGCTTTTGA
- the LOC111781253 gene encoding tRNA wybutosine-synthesizing protein 2/3/4, translating to MEFEKRKAAAMASLGSTETDKSPKGSLDTPIIPLINTLNNHPSYFTTSSCSGRISILSQPVCSTSAAAPKPRKKALGGSWLFVSHEFADPNSVIDLLFRSPSTNGELSELVFRFEPLIIAIECKDLGSAQDLVSTAISSGFRESGITSASKRVIIAIRCSIRMEVPLGTTEKIMVSPEYVRYLVDVANEKMVANKKRTDGFLKALQSRVAAVTNVSQTCQGISLREAMEEANDLLDSKEHSCADEEDCGALEGGNRNANSGSSEACNYSLSVEQMGISGEPMAKLFIWGHSATTVHNKVIAFGGFGGMGRHARRNDLLQLDMLSCTLQTINVEDSPSPRLGHTSSLVGDCLYVIGGRTDPTYILNDVWVFDITQEKWTLLKCTGSSFSPRHRHAAAAVGSKIYVFGGLENDRISSSLIVLNTDTHQWKEIQAGGDQPCGRHSHSMVSYGSHLYMFGGYDGEKAFGDLYSFNTENCFWKKENIAGRTPNARFSHAMFVYENYIGIIGGCPVSQSYQEFALLDLQHRFWRHVSLNCTGKELFVRCTANVVGDDLVLVGGGASCYAFGTNFSEPAKIRLRPLISSEVILGHPRNTENLVTHPIEELEKESRDPECLLNGNAQTFNEASGFNIDSEKSNSHEKEGALYWVLKIERNYAKLGKDILKRFGWLDLARKVSSRGSGTHIFFPVNGKFCDMFDEKKSWWGDQLEPENDFHISELESWEGGLTNKCSYLKALNILRKCSATKLVDEVVDIKTAAKSPYKKMSEAVSSLLKHNGSSEGLLEELPTRWERLGDIVVLPVTSFKDPTWDTIGEELWPLVAKSLGTCRLARQGRVASTGTRDSNLEILVGDNGWVDHRENGITYSFDATKCMFSWGNLSEKLRMAHLDCKDETVVDLFAGIGYFVLPFLVGAKAKLVYACEWNPHAIEALKRNLQANCVSNRCIVLEGDNRETAPKGVADRVCLGLLPTSEGSWVTAVRALRIEGGTLHVHGNVKDSEEELWTQHLRHSITEIAKSEGHCWDVSVEHIERVKWYAPHIRHLVVDVRCKRIQQNS from the exons ATGGAATTTGAGAAGAGGAAAGCTGCGGCCATGGCGTCACTGGGCTCAACTGAGACCGACAAATCACCTAAGGGAAGCTTGGATACCCCAATTATACCTCTTATCAACACTCTCAACAACCATCCATCTTACTTCACCACAAGTTCCTGCTCTGGTCGTATTTCAATTCTCTCTCAACCAGTCTGTAGCACCTCTGCCGCCGCCCCGAAGCCGAGGAAGAAAGCTCTAGGTGGTTCTTGGCTGTTTGTTAGTCACGAGTTTGCCGATCCCAACTCAGTAATCGACCTCCTCTTCCGTTCTCCATCAACTAATGGGGAGTTATCTGAGCTCGTGTTCAGGTTCGAACCTCTCATCATAGCAATTGAATGCAAGGACCTTGGATCGGCTCAGGATTTGGTTTCCACTGCTATATCTAGTGGGTTCAGAGAATCAGGCATTACCAGTGCTAGCAAGCGTGTGATAATTGCAATTCGCTGTTCAATTCGAATGGAGGTGCCTTTGGGAACTACCGAAAAGATTATGGTCTCACCCGAGTACGTCCGGTACCTTGTTGATGTAGCAAATGAGAAGATGGTGGCCAATAAGAAGAGAACTGATGGGTTTCTGAAGGCATTGCAAAGTCGTGTTGCTGCGGTTACTAATGTTTCGCAGACGTGTCAAGGAATATCATTGAGGGAGGCAATGGAGGAGGCAAATGATTTGCTCGATAGCAAGGAACATAGTTGTGCTGATGAGGAAGATTGTGGAGCTTTAGAAGGCGGGAATAGGAATGCCAATTCTG GATCATCAGAAGCATGCAATTATAGTTTATCTGTTGAACAGATGGGCATTTCAGGAGAACCTATGGCAAAGCTTTTTATTTGGGGGCACTCAGCCACTACTGTTCACAATAAAGTTATTGCAtttggtggatttggaggcATGGGCAGACATGCAAGAAGAAATGATTTGTTACAACTTGATATGTTGTCATGCACATTGCAGACGATCAATGTAGAGGATAGTCCATCTCCTCGTTTGGGTCACACATCATCTTTGGTTGGAGATTGCCTTTATGTCATTGGTGGCAGGACAGATCCTACGTACATTCTGAATGATGTATGGGTCTTTGATATCACTCAGGAAAAATGGACGTTATTAAAATGCACTGGTAGCTCTTTCTCTCCTAG GCACCGTCATGCTGCAGCAGCAGTAGGCTCAAAGATTTATGTATTTGGTGGACTTGAGAATGACAGAATCTCATCTTCCTTGATTGTCCTCAACACAGATACTCATCAGTGGAAAGAAATTCAGGCTGGTGGTGATCAGCCATGTGGTCGTCATTCACACTCAATGGTTTCTTATGGGTCgcatttatatatgtttgggGGGTATGATGGGGAGAAAGCTTTTGGAGacttatattcttttaatacagaaaattgtttttggaagaaagaaaatatagcGGGGAGAACTCCAAATGCAAGGTTTTCCCATGCGATGTTTGtgtatgaaaattatattggAATTATTGGAGGTTGCCCTGTGAGCCAAAGCTATCAAGAGTTTGCATTACTTGATTTGCAGCATCGTTTCTGGAGACACGTGTCCCTAAATTGTACTGGCAAGGAATTATTTGTACGTTGCACAGCCAATGTGGTTGGTGATGATCTTGTCCTAGTTGGTGGTGGAGCATCCTGTTACGCATTTGGGACGAACTTTAGTGAGCCAGCGAAAATTAGGTTGCGTCCATTGATATCCTCAGAGGTTATTTTAGGGCATCCTCGAAACACAGAAAACCTTGTGACTCATCCCATTGAAGAGTTGGAGAAGGAGAGCAGAGATCCTGAATGTCTGCTCAATGGCAATGCTCAAACTTTCAATGAAGCGTCTGGTTTTAATATTGATAGTGAAAAATCCAATTCCCATGAAAAAGAAGGTGCTTTGTATTgggttttaaaaattgaaagaaattatgCAAAACTAGGGAAAGACATTTTAAAGAGGTTTGGGTGGCTGGATCTGGCTAGAAAGGTTTCTTCACGTGGTAGTGGAAcacatattttctttccagtgaatggaaaattttgtgatatgtttgatgaaaAGAAGTCCTGGTGGGGAGATCAACTTGAACCGGAAAATGACTTTCATATCTCTGAACTTGAAAGTTGGGAAGGAGGCCTGACAAATAAATGCTCTTATCTAAAAgctttgaatattttaaggaAATGTAGTGCAACTAAACTGGTGGATGAAGTTGTTGATATAAAAACTGCAGCCAAATCTCCATATAAAAAGATGAGCGAAGCAGTATCCTCTTTGCTAAAGCATAATGGCTCATCTGAAGGACTCTTGGAGGAGCTGCC AACA AGGTGGGAGCGACTTGGGGATATTGTGGTTCTTCCAGTCACATCTTTTAAGGATCCTACATGGGACACTATTGGGGAGGAGCTGTGGCCTTTGGTTGCCAAATCACTTGGTACTTGTCGTCTTGCTCGCCAA GGAAGAGTTGCTTCGACTGGTACAAGGGATAGTAACTTAGAGATTCTAGTGGGAGATAATGGTTGGGTTGACCATCGAGAAAATGGAATAACTTATTCTTTCGATGCCACTAAGTGCATGTTTTCCTGGGGAAATCTTTCTGAGAAGCTACGGATGGCCCATCTGGACTGTAAAGATGAGACCGTTGTGGATTTATTTGCCGGAATTGGATATTTTGTATTGCCATTTCTTGTCGG GGCTAAAGCAAAGCTGGTCTATGCTTGTGAGTGGAATCCTCACGCTATTGAGGCACTTAAACGTAATTTACAAGCTAATTGCGTGAGCAATCGTTGTATTGTTCTTGAAGGAGATAACCGGGAGACAGCACCCAAG gGAGTAGCGGATCGGGTTTGTCTTGGTCTCCTTCCAACTAGTGAGGGTAGCTGGGTGACGGCTGTAAGAGCATTGAG AATTGAAGGCGGCACCCTACATGTGCATGGTAATGTGAAGGACTCGGAAGAAGAACTGTGGACTCAACACCTCCGGCACTCAATAACTGAAATTGCTAAATCTGAAG GTCATTGTTGGGATGTCTCGGTAGAACACATCGAAAGAGTAAAATGGTATGCCCCACACATTCGCCATCTTGTTGTGGATGTTCGATGCAAAAGGATTCAACAGAACAGCTGA
- the LOC111781254 gene encoding calcium-dependent protein kinase 21-like codes for MGCCGSTQKPLTSGVNASDSATGIATRGPYQSYQPHFTVPTEKVSAPQTQIPANRNQPQPPPPPPPTAAHPPSASAFPKPRTVQNHPETILGRPYDDIRKHYTLGKELGRGQFGITYLCTEISTGQTYACKSILKRKLISKNDKEDMKREILILQHLSGQPNIVEFKGAYEDGYSVHLVMELCAGGELFDRIIAQGQYSEKAAAEICRAIVNVVQICHFMGVMHRDLKPENFLLSSKKEGAMLKATDFGLSVFIEQGKVYRDIVGSAYYVAPEVLRRNYGKETDVWSAGVILYILLSGVPPFWAENEKGIFDTILQGDIDFGSAPWPTISESAKDLVRKMLTQDPRKRITPAQVLEHPWIREGGDASDKPIDSAVLSRMKQFRAMNKLKKLALKVIAENLSEEEIKGLKAMFANIDTDNSGNITYDELKTGLARLGSRLSEAEVKQLMEAADVDGNGSIDYIEFISATMHRHRLERDEHLYKAFQFFDMDSSGYITKDELENAMKDYGMGDEASIKEIISEVDTDNDGRINYQEFCAMMRSGTTQPGKLF; via the exons ATGGGTTGCTGTGGCAGCACGCAAAAGCCTCTAACATCTGGAGTTAATGCCTCTGATTCCGCTACTGGGATTGCAACCAGAGGTCCTTATCAATCTTACCAACCTCACTTCACTGTCCCGACTGAGAAGGTATCAGCCCCTCAAACCCAAATCCCAGCTAACCGAAATCAGCCtcaaccaccaccaccaccaccaccaacgGCGGCGCATCCGCCGTCAGCTTCAGCTTTCCCCAAACCCAGGACCGTGCAAAATCACCCAGAAACAATTCTGGGTAGACCCTATGATGATATTAGAAAACACTATACTCTTGGGAAAGAATTGGGTAGAGGGCAGTTTGGTATTACCTATTTATGTACTGAGATTTCCACTGGCCAAACATACGCCTGCAAATCTATCCTTAAACGGAAACTTATTAGTAAGAATGACAAGGAGGATATGAAGAGGGAGATTCTGATTCTGCAGCATCTTTCTGGGCAGCCAAACATCGTTGAGTTCAAAGGGGCTTATGAGGATGGATATTCTGTTCATCTGGTGATGGAACTTTGTGCTGGTGGGGAGCTTTTTGATAGGATTATTGCGCAGGGTCAGTACTCTGAAAAAGCTGCTGCTGAGATTTGTCGTGCCATTGTAAATGTTGTTCAAATATGCCATTTTATGGGGGTTATGCACCGTGATCTGAAGCCTGAGAATTTCCTGTTGTCTAGCAAGAAAGAGGGAGCAATGTTGAAGGCCACTGATTTTGGACTCTCTGTTTTCATTGAACAAG GTAAAGTGTACCGTGACATAGTTGGCAGTGCTTACTATGTTGCTCCTGAAGTGTTGAGGCGAAATTATGGGAAGGAAACTGATGTTTGGAGTGCCGGAGTTATTTTGTACATCCTTCTCAGTGGTGTACCTCCATTTTGGGCAGAAAATGAGAAGGGAATATTTGATACCATACTGCAAGGAGATATTGATTTTGGTAGTGCACCTTGGCCAACAATATCCGAAAGTGCTAAAGATCTTGTGAGAAAAATGCTCACACAGGATCCGAGGAAGAGAATAACTCCTGCACAGGTTCTAG AACATCCATGGATTAGAGAAGGGGGAGACGCTTCAGACAAGCCAATCGACAGCGCCGTTCTGTCTAGAATGAAGCAATTCAGGGCAATGAATAAGCTTAAGAAGCTTGCTTTGAAG GTCATTGCGGAGAACTTAtctgaagaagaaattaaaggCCTTAAAGCTATGTTTGCAAACATAGATACTGACAATAGTGGCAATATCACCTATGATGAGTTGAAGACAGGTTTAGCTCGACTTGGTTCACGGCTTTCAGAGGCTGAAGTGAAGCAACTGATGGAAGCT GCTGATGTTGATGGAAATGGATCGATTGACTATATTGAGTTCATCTCTGCAACCATGCATAGGCACAGACTGGAAAGAGATGAACACTTATACAAAGCATTTCAGTTTTTTGACATGGATAGTAGTGG ATACATAACAAAAGATGAACTGGAGAATGCTATGAAGGATTATGGCATGGGTGATGAAGCCAGCATCAAGGAAATTATCTCTGAGGTGGACACAGATAAT GATGGTAGAATCAATTACCAGGAATTCTGCGCAATGATGAGAAGTGGAACAACACAACCAGGAAAACTCTTTTAA
- the LOC111781256 gene encoding uncharacterized protein LOC111781256: MAKGRKLTTSRSERFLGTYSYSHSHDSTGTDSSDLGEEDVWPMDDTVEPDREEDFGEGNSSPLAGGSGDGTNSNRHGGISVRTGKGVPRDTRERHVGGLSLAFEDPGRMTSGRIVHQFRGNDSEASPRGRQMATSAPVNVPDWSKILRVDSVDSLHELDETLDDRDSEIVPPHEYLARSRKMNATSVFVGVGRTLKGRDMRRVRDAVWRQTGFDG, from the coding sequence atGGCTAAAGGCCGGAAGTTGACGACAAGTCGGAGCGAGCGATTTCTCGGTACCTATAGCTATAGTCATAGCCACGATTCCACCGGGACTGACTCGTCCGATCTGGGTGAAGAGGATGTGTGGCCGATGGATGATACCGTCGAGCCGGACCGGGAAGAGGATTTCGGCGAAGGGAATTCGTCGCCTCTTGCCGGTGGCAGCGGTGACGGGACTAATAGTAATCGTCATGGAGGGATTTCGGTGAGGACAGGGAAAGGGGTTCCTCGGGATACACGTGAGCGACACGTAGGCGGGCTGTCGTTGGCATTTGAAGATCCAGGGAGGATGACATCGGGGAGAATCGTGCACCAGTTTCGGGGTAACGACAGCGAGGCGTCTCCACGAGGTCGGCAGATGGCTACGTCAGCGCCCGTGAACGTGCCGGATTGGAGCAAGATTCTCCGTGTAGACTCGGTGGACTCGTTACACGAGTTGGACGAGACGTTGGATGACCGGGACTCGGAGATCGTTCCGCCGCATGAGTACTTGGCCAGAAGCCGAAAGATGAACGCCACTTCCGTTTTCGTCGGTGTCGGCCGGACCCTGAAGGGCCGGGACATGAGACGTGTCCGGGATGCGGTATGGAGGCAGACCGGGTTCGATGGCtaa